A single region of the Marinobacter salinus genome encodes:
- a CDS encoding RDD family protein translates to MPRRFHDAEELFPPATFLKRALAIIYDGLISIAVLLVITWIYTMIGGWITGWDRFEQMAEAGQLSGDPGLTFVLFLLLYVFFAYFWTRIGQTLGMQVWRIRIENLDGVSVSWSQALRRYVTAAAVFFLALLAGYYFGAATLFLTLPAIIALFYPINGLSLTDRMSDSVVVQVPKDSKKTPKN, encoded by the coding sequence ATGCCCCGACGCTTCCATGACGCCGAGGAACTTTTTCCGCCAGCCACCTTTTTAAAAAGGGCTCTGGCCATTATTTATGATGGTTTGATCAGCATTGCAGTTCTGCTTGTTATTACCTGGATCTACACCATGATTGGTGGCTGGATTACCGGTTGGGATCGCTTTGAGCAAATGGCAGAGGCCGGCCAGCTTTCCGGAGACCCAGGCCTGACCTTCGTGCTTTTCCTGCTGCTGTATGTGTTCTTCGCTTATTTCTGGACCCGCATCGGGCAAACTCTGGGCATGCAGGTCTGGCGAATCCGGATCGAAAACCTGGACGGGGTGTCCGTCAGCTGGAGTCAGGCTTTGCGTCGTTACGTCACAGCTGCAGCCGTCTTTTTCCTGGCGCTGCTGGCCGGCTACTACTTCGGCGCCGCCACCCTCTTCCTGACGCTACCCGCCATCATTGCCCTGTTCTATCCCATTAATGGCCTGTCGCTAACCGACCGCATGTCGGACAGCGTCGTCGTTCAGGTCCCCAAGGATTCCAAAAAAACTCCGAAGAACTAG
- the lptG gene encoding LPS export ABC transporter permease LptG has product MRRIDGYVMRTVGSAIFLVMVVVLSLDLIFGFIGELENTRNDYQTLEVLWYVFLTLPRRIYDYLPLGAFMGCLVGLGSLASSSELTVIRAAGVSLRRIVWSAMKPALVVVVLGVFIGEYVAPPAERYAQSDKAVALGAGSNVASARGVWHREGDVFMHLNAVQPNGVLHGVSLFRFNDERELESASFAERAIYQGDYWLLEKVSETDIGETGTTLSKHPTLRWDTGLSPGVLSVLIVKPENLSMTGLYTYARYLNAQDLNAKIYWLAFWKKALMPLGTAVMVLVAISFVFGPLRSVTMGFRVFTGLLVGLVFKYMQDILGPMSMVYGFNPLIAVLAPIAVNAVVGAVLMRRAG; this is encoded by the coding sequence ATGCGTAGGATTGATGGCTACGTGATGCGCACCGTTGGCAGCGCCATTTTTCTGGTTATGGTCGTGGTGCTTTCGCTGGATCTGATTTTTGGCTTCATTGGCGAACTCGAAAACACCCGTAACGATTATCAGACCCTCGAAGTGCTCTGGTACGTATTCCTGACCCTGCCTCGCCGGATTTACGATTATTTGCCGCTGGGTGCGTTCATGGGGTGTCTGGTAGGCCTGGGGTCTCTGGCCAGTTCCTCTGAGCTGACTGTCATCCGCGCCGCCGGGGTATCCCTCAGGCGAATTGTCTGGTCGGCTATGAAGCCTGCGCTGGTAGTGGTGGTTCTGGGCGTGTTCATCGGTGAATACGTTGCTCCTCCCGCCGAGCGGTATGCCCAGAGTGACAAAGCAGTGGCACTGGGTGCAGGGAGTAATGTGGCATCGGCCAGAGGGGTCTGGCACCGGGAAGGGGATGTGTTCATGCATCTTAACGCGGTCCAGCCCAACGGTGTACTCCACGGGGTTTCCCTGTTCCGTTTCAATGATGAGCGTGAGCTGGAGTCCGCAAGCTTTGCCGAGCGGGCAATCTATCAGGGTGATTACTGGCTGCTGGAAAAAGTCAGCGAAACCGACATTGGAGAAACCGGTACAACCCTGTCAAAGCACCCGACACTACGATGGGATACGGGCCTGTCACCCGGCGTTCTGAGCGTTCTGATCGTAAAGCCGGAGAATCTCTCCATGACCGGGCTTTATACCTACGCACGCTACCTTAACGCCCAGGACCTCAACGCCAAGATATACTGGCTGGCGTTCTGGAAAAAGGCGCTGATGCCTCTGGGTACCGCCGTTATGGTTCTGGTGGCAATCTCGTTCGTGTTCGGGCCATTGCGCTCGGTGACAATGGGCTTCCGGGTTTTTACCGGATTGCTGGTAGGCCTGGTGTTCAAGTACATGCAGGATATTCTCGGCCCGATGAGCATGGTGTACGGATTCAATCCACTGATTGCGGTACTGGCACCGATTGCGGTGAATGCCGTGGTGGGGGCCGTGCTGATGCGCCGGGCCGGCTAG
- the lptF gene encoding LPS export ABC transporter permease LptF → MGIIFRYLIRQVMISMVAVSGILLLVFMSGRFIRYLDSAAEGSISADVLLSIMAYRFPGFLELILPLGLFIGILLAYGRMYLESEMTVLFACGISNGQLLQKTLLGSIPVMVIVGAMSLYISPWGMKQVEQILNEQRKATEFEMLVPGRFQSFGSGDRVTYTEGLSDDKRELRGVFIAEYGKSGDGVTIMTARSGSQFVDEETGSRFLVLQDGGRFDGIAGRLDYDTMGFEAYGLKIESGEARNKELEKGVTTEYLWQSDNLEDRALLHWRLSLPLIVPIVTLLAVRLSRVNPRQGRFFHLLPAMLVYITYLGLLIVARDALADGKVPEWVGMLWVHGIFLIFGLWLQFGPSWLHRRRLMREEPAHA, encoded by the coding sequence TTGGGCATAATTTTCCGTTATCTTATCCGTCAGGTAATGATCAGCATGGTTGCCGTTTCCGGCATACTGCTGCTGGTCTTCATGAGTGGCCGGTTCATCAGGTACCTCGATAGCGCGGCCGAGGGCTCTATTTCCGCCGATGTTCTTCTGAGTATCATGGCTTACCGCTTTCCGGGTTTTCTGGAGCTCATTTTGCCATTGGGTCTGTTTATCGGCATTTTGCTCGCCTATGGGCGCATGTACCTCGAGAGCGAAATGACGGTGTTGTTCGCCTGCGGCATCAGTAACGGGCAGTTGCTGCAAAAGACACTGTTGGGCAGCATCCCGGTCATGGTCATTGTTGGCGCCATGAGTCTTTATATCTCGCCCTGGGGTATGAAGCAGGTCGAGCAGATTCTTAACGAGCAGCGCAAGGCAACAGAATTTGAAATGCTGGTGCCAGGGCGATTTCAAAGCTTTGGCTCCGGGGATCGGGTCACCTACACCGAAGGGTTAAGCGACGACAAGCGGGAGCTCCGGGGTGTGTTCATCGCGGAGTATGGTAAGAGTGGTGACGGCGTTACCATCATGACGGCCCGTTCAGGCTCCCAGTTTGTTGATGAAGAAACCGGCAGCCGCTTCCTGGTTCTCCAGGATGGGGGGCGCTTTGACGGGATTGCCGGCAGGCTTGATTACGACACAATGGGGTTTGAAGCTTACGGCCTGAAAATCGAAAGTGGTGAGGCACGGAACAAGGAGTTGGAGAAGGGTGTCACCACTGAGTACCTCTGGCAGTCCGACAACCTTGAAGATCGGGCGTTGCTGCACTGGCGCTTGTCGCTGCCGTTGATCGTTCCGATTGTCACCCTGCTTGCGGTCCGGCTGAGCCGGGTTAATCCCCGGCAGGGGCGTTTCTTTCATCTGTTGCCTGCCATGCTGGTATATATCACTTATCTTGGCTTGTTGATTGTCGCCAGGGATGCGCTGGCGGACGGCAAGGTGCCGGAGTGGGTTGGTATGCTCTGGGTCCATGGAATTTTTCTGATATTCGGGCTCTGGTTGCAGTTCGGGCCTTCCTGGCTCCACCGGCGGCGCCTGATGCGCGAGGAGCCGGCCCATGCGTAG